Genomic segment of Phycisphaerae bacterium:
GGGATAGGCAGATTTCTGTCGGTATTCGGCATTCCGCACAAGCTCGGCTTTTCCTTCGGCCTGCTGGCTTTGTCGACGTTCATCTTAACAACCCTTGACACCGCCACCCGCTTAGGCAGGTATGCCCTTGAGGAACTCTTTCAGCTGAAGAATGCCAAGTGGCGATACCTGTCCACCATCGCCACGCTTGTTTTGCCGACCACATTTGTCCTTATTACGCTTAAAGATGCCCAGGGCAACCCCATACCGGCGTGGAAGGCGATTTGGCCTGTCTTCGGCGCAACTAACCAGCTGCTGGCTGGGCTGGTGCTGCTGGTCGTGGCGGTCTGGCTGAAGAAAACCGGCAGGAAAACCGGTTTTGTCCTCGGCCCAATGTTTTTTATGAATATAGTAACAGTTTGGGCTTTGGTGTTGCTGCTGCTAAGATACAGATTTTCAGCGGTCGGGATTATTGCAGCTGTGCTGCTGCTGCTGGCGATAGTTTTGATTATCGAGGCCTGCAGAACTATAAAGAAAGTAATTTTTACTTAAGGCGCCTCGTTTATATTACCTGCGCCCGGCGGAGTTTCGGAGGCGGTAATAGGTATCAGTTTAAATCTGGCCGTAACCGGCTGCTGATTAAGGCGAATCTCGTCTCTGCGAAGATATTCATCGGGGAAGTTATAAATAAGATTTCTTCTCAAGGGCTCGGCGGAAGCAGCGTCCTCATCGTCAATTTGCAAGGTGACCTGATAAGGCATTTTTTCGTATGCCCGTTTCGCATCTGGGGCGGCCCTGATGGTAATAGTACGTATCACCTCATCGAGATTGTCCACGATAACCCTGTATTTGCCCTGGATGTTTGGGCTTATGGAAAAGCGCAGCCTCGCAGTGGTTATAGTATAGTCGGTGAGGAGGTCTTCCTCTGGCGGCATTGTGATTTTCACGGTTTTTTGCAGCCATCTGATTTGCCCCGGAGCCAGCTCGAAGAAAGGGGCTTTTTCAACAGCCGACAACTTAGTCTGGTCGAGTTCCCTTCGAGTCAACTGAACGGTTGCGACGAGCTTCTCGCCGCTCCAGCCTTTCGGGACAAACGCATCAACCTGTTTCGGGTCAATGATTGCAGCTTTTATGGTGTTCTGCGTTTCATCGATGCACTTTACAGTCAGCAGCTTTTTATCAAGCTCAACAACTCTTACCGAGAGGGACTGCGGCTCGCAGGATTCGACTGTAAGGCCAAGTTTTTTTATCTGCTCGCTTTGCCGCAGGAAAGTCAGTAACGGCAGGGTGTGTTCGCCTGGTCCTGCGATTGTTTCGGTCTGCGCCGGGTCCAAAAGGAATTCAAGAACAAGCAAGCCATCTTTTAGTTTTCTTCTGACCTCCGCAACCTTCGATGCCGGACCTTTAAGAACCATCTTGTCGATAGAGACAGACGGTTTGTCGCCGAAACTTACCCAGAGGCCAGGGTTGGTAGACTTGGCGGTTATAACAACGCTGGGGACAGAGAATACTTCATCCAGGGCCAAGTCCGCCCAGACCCAAATCAAAATTGTTATAAAAATAACGACCAGTATTTTGCCGTAGTTGATTTTTTTTACCATTTTGACGAGCTGCCAAAGGCAATAAAAAGCATTTAGTGTCCTTAAGAACAGGTGCTATACAACATTTTCTTGTTTTCGGTTATTGTTTCTCCTGGGCAATCTCCAGAACCTATCGACAACCGGGGCCATCTCGACCATCGTGCTGATTAAGAGCTTTCTCAATTCAGCTTCGCTGATTTCCCTGGAGAGCAATCTGTTCCGTGCAATGGAGATAGTTCCGGTTTCCTCGCTTATCACGATGCAGATAGCATCGGAGCCTGTTGTTATGCCAATGGCGGCACGGTGCCTGGAGCCAAGCTCAACTCCATTCATGCTGCCTGCTTCAGCCAACGGCAGCTGCACTCCAGCGGACACAGCCCTGTCGCCTCTAATTATAACGGCCATATCGTGGAGCGGGGTACCGGGGTAAAAAATGGTTTTTAGCAGTTCGGAGGAAACCCTTGCATCGATTTCGATGCCTGTTTCTATAAATTCTCCCAGGGCGACCTTCCTCTCAATAACAATAATTGCGCCGGTTTTGGTAGCTGCAAGGCCGGTTACGGCGGTAATTATCTCCTCTGCGGTTCTTGACAGGAGGCGTGACGAGTGCGTCAAGAAACCGGTGCGTCCTATTCGTATGAGAGCACCCCTGATTTCGGGCTGAAAGGCAGCAACGGCAATAATCAGGACGGCAATTAAAAAGCCGCTGTAGAGATACTGGAGACGTTCGAAGGCAAACCGCCCAACGACCAGCTTTAAGATGAGAAAACCTGCGATGAGAATAAGTATTACGCCGTGGAACAATTTTTCTCCACGGGTTCCTTCGAGAAAGTTGACGGCCCAATAAACCACCAAGCCGATAAGAAACAACTCAATAACAATTACCCACCAATCATAATTCCCCACGCGGACGAAATAATCGATGAGCGTTCTCACAAATCAAATCCCTTTGCAGTTTCCCGAACGCAGTAAAAGGCGTTTAGGTTTCCTTCCGGCTACGGCACGCTTTGCCGAGACACATTTCAGTGCAACTATTAATCGCCGACAATCGGGGGTATCCTCTTGTCGGAGAGCGTGCTTGGCTTATCCATGAGCAAAACACGGTCTATGTCGGACATCATATTCTGTTCATTAATACCAAGATTGCGCAGATGCCTTCTGTGACCCTTAGCTGCAGTTTCGCCCGGCTGCTCAAAACAGCCTGTGAGCACAAAAACAGCAGCACACAGAAGACACGCCAGTAAAAAAGATGCGCGTTTGGCGCCCCCTGCGACACCTAAAATCGTCCAAACAAAAGATTTCTTCATTGTCCCATCCTTTTGAAATTAAACAACCGCGGCCTGCTCTGGCCAGCCGAGATTATTCCCAGAGTTCCCCCTAAGAGGGAACCCCCTTAACATCACCCAGGCAAATGTCTTTTGCCTCCGAAGCTATAACCATTATACCAGTCCGCAAAGGGGCTGTCAATGCAAAAAGCTGACCAGCTAAAGCAGGTTGATGAAAGGGTTTTTTTGTACCTGTAAAGCGAGATTTTTTGGGACGATACGGCAATGCCGGCTAAATAAGGCAATACATTGGAACTACTAAAAACAAGCAACAGCATATTGACGTGAGGGGTAAAAATGAGTAAGCTCCGTCAGAAGTGGCGAGAGCCAAACAGAGAAAATCTAACGGGAACAGTGAAAGGACGTGAGATGCTTACAACGATTATTGACGTAAGGGCAAGGGAAATACTCGACAGCCGAGGCAACCCAACAGTTGAAGTTGATGTATTATTAGAAGACGGCTCTTTCGGACGGGCGGCGGTGCCATCAGGGGCGAGCACAGGCGCTCATGAGGCGGTCGAGCTTCGCGACGACAAATCAAAACGATATATGGGAAAAGGCACTCTCGGTGCGGTGAAGAACGTCAATGAAAAGATTGCGCCGGAAGTTTGCGGGATGAACGCACTTGCCCAGGAAGAGATAGACAAGCTGATGATTAAAATGGACGGCACAAAAAATAAAGGCAAATTCGGCGCAAACGCGATACTCGGCGTATCGCTGGCAGCGGCAAAAGCAGCAGCTAATTCGGCGGGGCTGCCGTTCTACAGGTATCTGGGCGGATGCAATGCCAATATCCTCCCTGTGCCTATGATGAACATTCTCAACGGCGGAAAGCACGCAGACAACAACGTCGATTTCCAGGAATTTATGGTTATGCCTGTGGGAGCGGAGAATTTCCCTGAGGCGCTGCGAATGGGCGCAGAAGTATTTCATACACTTAAAAAAGTATTAAAGGAAAAAGGATATAACACCTCTGTCGGCGACGAAGGCGGGTTTGCGCCGTCGCTGAAAAGCAACGATGAGGCGATTGAGGTGATTTTAGACGCTATAAAGAAGGCGGGCTATAAGGCAGGCAAGCAAATCGCTATCGCACTCGACCCTGCAGCAAACGAACTATGGGACGAGGGGGCAAAGAAGTATAAATTTTTCAAATCAGCGCCGAACAAAAAAATCTCATCCGATGAGCTGGTTAAGCACTGGGCCAAATGGGTAAGCAAATACCCAATCGTAAGCCTCGAAGACGGACTCGCTGAGGACGACTGGTCAGGATGGAAAAATCTTACAGAAACGCTCGGTGACAAATGTCAGCTTGTCGGCGACGATTTGTTCGTAACCAATACCGAGCGTCTGGCCAAAGGGATAAAACTCGGCAGCGCCAATTCGATATTGATAAAGCTCAACCAGATAGGGACGCTGACGGAGACATTCGAGGCAATCAATATGGCGAAAAGGGCCGGCTGGACGGCGGTTATAAGTCACCGCAGCGGCGAAACAGAAGACACCACAATTGCGGATTTGGCTGTTGCCGCGGGCGTCGGGCAAATCAAGACCGGCTCAGCGTGCAGGACGGACAGAATCTGCAAGTATAATCAGCTTCTTAGGATTGCCGAAGACCTCGGTCCTGCGGCGCGATACGCCAACTTTATGTTCGAATAACCAAGGGCATAAGTATACAAGTAAATTTATCTCTTATGCGGTTGGTGCTATGCAGATGCAAAATATCCTGCGGACGTTTTTGTTTGTCGTTTTTTTCGGTATAGGCACAGCGGCGCTGACGGCGTCCAGTCTCTATGACGATTTGCTTCGGTACTATCGAAACCAGCAGCTTTTAAGGTCGGCGGAGGAGACCTTAAACAAACTAAAAGCACTCAATGCCGACTACGATGCGCTGCTGAAGCAGTTAGAAGAAAACCCCGGCCTTGTCAATCGTATCGCCCCCGCGACCCTCGGGATAGAATCTAACGACGCAAACACCGTTTATCCCAAAGTAACAGCCGAGCAGATGGACGCCGCCCGCAAGGTTTTGGCGGAAGATTCGAAGCAGCAAGGCGGAGCAGAAATACCTCAATGGATTATCCGATGCAGCGAACCATCCCGGCGAATAACCCTTTTTTCGGCGGGCGCCTTTTTAATTCTTATTTCGTTTGTATGCTTCGGAACATCTAAACAGGGCCACGTGAACAGAAAACCGCCTTTTAAGGGGCATAAAGGGCTTTAATTGAAAATTTTCCGCTATTTTCCAGAAATTTACCGAACCATTTCGTGAGGGCTGCGTAAGTAATAATAAATAAAAGAAATCATTTTTTCTCCTCCTAAAAACAAGACGGCGGCAGCACCGAGGGAATCGGTGCTGCCGTTTGGCTTTTATGGCCTTTTCGCCGCAGAACTATTAACCTTCAATTAAAGAGCCTGGTAATTTTCCGGAAATTTATGAAACCATCCTGCGGCACTGGCGTAAATAATAGTAGATGAAATGATGAGTTTTCCTTCCTTCTTTCGTGCTGAAACGGCAGCGCCGGGGGGTATTGACGCTGCCGCTTCTTTTTATGGTTTTTTGACCAGATAAATCTGCGTTTTGTCAGCCTGAGATGCTCTCTTCGAGGCGAGCGAGTACTGTTCTGGCTTTTGAGACTTTGTTCCCGGCGGGGCTATTCCAATGCAATTCCGCATTTCGCCGGATTTGCTCCTCGATGTTTTTGCAGGCCAAAAGCACAGTAGCGTGATTTTTATTGCCCATACATCGGCCAATTTCCGAGGACGACATCCTGGTATGCTTTCTGGCCAAATACATACTGAAATGCCGAGCAAGCGCTATGGTTCTGTCTTTCTTAGAGGAGTGTATATTGGCCGGGGTAATCCCGAAAAAAGTCGCAACAGCCGATTCGATATCCGATATGTGGACAATCGGGTCGCATCTTTCGAGGTGCTCGGCGAGGACCTCCTTGGCCATATACAGATTGACTTTTTGATTTTGCAGCTCACTATACGCGATTAATTTAAGCAGAGCACC
This window contains:
- the eno gene encoding phosphopyruvate hydratase, with the translated sequence MLTTIIDVRAREILDSRGNPTVEVDVLLEDGSFGRAAVPSGASTGAHEAVELRDDKSKRYMGKGTLGAVKNVNEKIAPEVCGMNALAQEEIDKLMIKMDGTKNKGKFGANAILGVSLAAAKAAANSAGLPFYRYLGGCNANILPVPMMNILNGGKHADNNVDFQEFMVMPVGAENFPEALRMGAEVFHTLKKVLKEKGYNTSVGDEGGFAPSLKSNDEAIEVILDAIKKAGYKAGKQIAIALDPAANELWDEGAKKYKFFKSAPNKKISSDELVKHWAKWVSKYPIVSLEDGLAEDDWSGWKNLTETLGDKCQLVGDDLFVTNTERLAKGIKLGSANSILIKLNQIGTLTETFEAINMAKRAGWTAVISHRSGETEDTTIADLAVAAGVGQIKTGSACRTDRICKYNQLLRIAEDLGPAARYANFMFE
- the cdaA gene encoding diadenylate cyclase CdaA produces the protein MRTLIDYFVRVGNYDWWVIVIELFLIGLVVYWAVNFLEGTRGEKLFHGVILILIAGFLILKLVVGRFAFERLQYLYSGFLIAVLIIAVAAFQPEIRGALIRIGRTGFLTHSSRLLSRTAEEIITAVTGLAATKTGAIIVIERKVALGEFIETGIEIDARVSSELLKTIFYPGTPLHDMAVIIRGDRAVSAGVQLPLAEAGSMNGVELGSRHRAAIGITTGSDAICIVISEETGTISIARNRLLSREISEAELRKLLISTMVEMAPVVDRFWRLPRRNNNRKQENVV